The following is a genomic window from Malus sylvestris chromosome 7, drMalSylv7.2, whole genome shotgun sequence.
GTCCTTAAATATGTTTGATGACATATATAatgtatttttaatttgaaataattcatCCAGAAAGCAAGATATTTACCTTAAATAAACCAGTATTGCTTCATAAATTTGTAAATCCAAGTATTACAAAAAAACAATCTCACAATCAACACATTTAATAAAATGTGTAGAGATTTCCTACTAAAATAAAAccacttaaatttaaaatttcacaaGCTAGCTAGTCTAGTGTTTTATCTATTAGGATGAAGTCATCAACATACTCAGCCCACTCTATTCTTAATGCATCAATTTCCTATTGAGTGTAAGTAGCTTTTTCTTTGAACTGCAACAAATCACAACCAAATGAATCATgtgacaaaaactaattttagtCATTAACTAATAAGAAGGCGATAATAATTCGAAAAAAAATCACCGTTAGctataaattaatttacctgAACTATAAATTACTTACAAAGAACATAATCTGCACACCTTCCACCTCATGTAACCATAACCCACTGCTTCCAAGGTAGCTGCTGGCATTATTAGTGATGTCATATTACCTGAAAAGGAAAACAAGAATttcaatgaaaagaaaaaagagaaccACTTCAAAATTGTTTCTTTCGTATTATGAACTGCATAACGCATAAACAAATAGTAGTGAGATACCAATATAGCAACTTGAACCCAAAATAAAGGGCTTGGACATGCATAATTAAGTTTTTATACACAATAGGAAGAAAACACAAAGCAACTGAAGAATTTATTAGAAACATAGAGAGAAAGGTGAGATACCAATTTGGCTATTGTTCCCATTCACAAAAACCGTTCCCCCGCTTTTCGACGAGCCAATTTGCCCGGTCTCAGTTGTCATTCAGCTAATCTAAAATATAATCAAACTGGAAACTTCATACCCATACGAACAAATTCGacacaacaaaacaacattccATACTAACTTACACCAGCTTCCACAATATCAGTGCTGTGAGGGAATCATAGTCACCATCTATGTGTTCCCCATATCCATTCAACAATGACTGCCACCAAACCAAAAACGAACGCAAAAATCCATCAAATCTTCAGCAACCAAACACGAACTcccaaataaacaaacaaaactacTAAACCAATCAAGGAAGAAGCTACATAAAAATGACGTAAGTTAGAAAGATGCGACCATAGTATCGTTCCACTTCTTCAGTTATCTTGGATTCTGAATGCATATAATTATTATGTATGAAATGTACTGAATAATCTACTGCTATCCTTAAATTCATTTTCCACTTATTTCAGAATTGAAGGCTATAGATTTATAACTTCAAAGAACTCATCCAATAAATGTCTTCTCACAATTATATTTAATACCCAATCTTACTGGATTGAGGTGCTATCGTGTTTAGAGTCTACACTCTAAAGTTGATACAATGATGGAGAACCATAAAACATGAATGAAAGACCATAAGGGGAAatacatgcaatcataaaagaaccAACATACTGATagcatcaaaatcaaagttaatCACTACTAATCAAACTCATTATATCTTGCAAAAGCAAGACATGAGTTTTTCAGACTTCCAATAAATTGAACAATAACGATAAAAAATCCACAatcgaaaagaaaaataatcccaaaaaaagCAGACTAATTGAAGCTAGTTACTGATTCCACATACTCATTTGTGGTCATATTTCAGTCACCAtccaaaaaacatatatataatcaagCATGATATTCTGATTAATGTAGAATATAACTTTTATGTTCGTTCACTCTAATTTTTATTTGGTTAGTTTACTTTTGTCATCTATAATATCTGCTCATATTCATCTGAGGCCCTAAATTAAGAGAAACGAATGAGAAGTACAACACGAACCTGAATGACTTATTGCTTGATGGAATGATGCATTACCATTTGaagtatacatacatatacatatatatatatatatatatatatatatatatatatatatatatatatatatatatatatagagagagagagagagagacgtagCAAAAGAGAATGGCAAGCAAGCACAGACCTTATGATAGTAAACAAAATTAATCCGAGATTGAAAGATCGGTGGACCTTTCTTTGGAGGAGGGGGAGGGATAAACATAAGCGCATATTTTCTACTGATTTCTGACAATTGACAGGTGCCTTCCTACTCCAcaatttaaatttgtaaatttgagTGCATTTTCTACTCCATGTTTGAACAgatcaaatccactacactaatTTAGGGTTTCATAAAAAGAAAGTGCGAACAATTGAACAAGAAAACCTGAAAGATAAAGATAAGTGAGGGGACGGACCTTGGCGgcaagaggggagagagagagaatgcgtTTGGATGCTGGAGAGGGAGAACTGAATTTGGCAGTCAGTGTAGTTGTGGGAGGTTAGTGAGAAAGTGGGGAATTCATACTGAGTGACAACGATAAACACCACGTTTATGTTTCACTcacttatcttttttttttctttttctgtcgTAGCTTCTTCAataacttgttttttttttcttcccatttttccttttttttttaagttgtgTCATAATATCATTTTAATGACATTTTAGTAAAAGAATGTCATTAAAAATTTACTAAGTGTCATGAAAGttatattttgtagtagtgttttAACATGACGATATTTAAGGATGAGAATTTGAATCGTCTCATTCATGAGAGTCGAACATAAAACACTTCACTTATAAGCAGAAACGAATAATACTAGTGACAAATATGAAATATGTGTCTGCTTTGTAGTCCttatgagtgtgtgtgtgtgtgtgtgtgtgtgtatatatatatatctgtatgTTTAAAAAGATTGAACATCCAACAATGCAATTGAACCACATACTGcaatgtatgtatgcagtgttaTTAACCCTAGTTTCTGCATAATGCATTATGTCGATAGACAATGAATGCATTAAACTTACTTAAGGATGTAGCCATGGTGATAGAGACGTGGCTGAGATCTTCCTTTCTCTTGGAAACGGATTGGAACTCCTTGTTTTCGATAGATCCAACATTAGCATTAAGAGATCCATATATATATCCGAGAAAGGGGATCAAAACCCTAGTTATAAGGATGTAACTGCCCCTCCTATCATGGTTGCAGTTACTTTCAGTTTTCCACTTCTTTATAACCATTCTCTATATTAATTTGtacaatacttatagttttctcACCTTATATTATACATTGATCAACATGTATAATCTTCTTTATATTATATCTCTTTAAAGTAATGTTATTTCATGTCTTCATTAGGTGTTTGATTCACTTCTCACATACAAGTTCTAACATTCTCCCACATGAGAATGATCAAAACATCTAAATGAAATTACTAGCAAGTCATCATTGAGATAAAGTTGAAATAAATCTTTTAAACATACTCAAAGAATCAATAGTTGAACTTTAGTCAGTATAATACAATTTGTTGTACCATTTGTACTAAAATCACAAACTAATCGCATTCTAATGAGATCGCGCGTGAGAATAAACTTCTGACAAGAGAACTCTTCATTACAAGCATTACTCCCACATTGCTTGTCGTATAAGAAATGGCACTGCAGCTGCCATTCTTTCTTTATTGCTGCAAGATTATAAACATCATTATATGTTTGATTAGTATCGAACTTTCACAAATGCATTACATCGTCATGTAATATGATTTGTATTCATCATAAGCACACATTCTAATCAAACATATAGACTTAAAGGTTGGGAGAATTACCTTACTCCCACATTCAAACATTATCGATAGATGTATGCAGTCCCATATTCGGCAGATGCCTTTGAAATGTTGTCACATGTAATGCCTTGGTTAATGGATCTGCAACCATATTAAACGTGCCAATATGTTCCAAATCAATAGTTCCATTTCTTATTTCATCTTGGAGCTTCAAGTATTTGATATCCATAAGCCTTGAAGCTTCGGACCTTCTGTTGTTTTTGGCAAAGAACACAGCTGAAGTATTGTCACAATAAATCTTGATTGGTTCTTCAATGCTTTTAACTATCTTCATGTCACAGATCAAATTTCTCAGCCATATGCCATGTCTCATTGCTTCAAAACATCCTATATATTCTGACTCCATTGTAGAAACAGCCATTGTGGTTTGCTTCCTACTTCTCCATGACACTGCACCTCCAGCCATTATGAAAATATATCCACTTGTGGACATTCTATCATCAATGCATCCTCCCAAATCAGCATCACTATAACATACAACATTCAAGTTTTGAACTCGATGATAACTTAGTACATAATCTCGTGTCTTTTTCAAATACCTCAATACCTTTTTGCCTGCATTCCAGTGTGCAATACCaggatttgattgaaacctGCCTAGTACACTTAATGCAAAAGCTAAATCAGGTCTGGTGCAAACTTGTGCATACATGACACTGCCAACTAGAGATGCATACGGTTTATCTCTCATAACTTGGTGATCATGTTCAGTTAGAGGACAttgtgagagagagaacttATCCCCTTTACCAATAGGGACATCACCTGCATTGCAAGCTTCCATATTAAATCTCTTCAACACTCTATCAATGTAGTTCTTCTGAGAGGGCCCCAAAGTTCCATTCTGCCTGTTTCTCACAATCTCAATGCCCAAAACATAATGAGcctctcccaaatctttcatatcaaaactATTGCACAACATTCTCTTAGTTTCAGTCATTAATTGGACATGAGAGCTTGCCAACaatatatcatccacatataaaacCATAAAAATGAATTGAGATTTGTGTTGCCGCATGTAGATACAATTATCAATTTTGTTCTCCACAAAACCAAAGGACTATACAACTTGATCAAAACATTTATACCAATACCACGAAGCCTGTTTTAAACCATAGATAGACTTATTTAGCTTGCACACCAGATGTTCTTGCCCCCTTTCAACAAATCCGGGAAGTTGTACCATATAAATGTCTTCATCAAGATTCCCATTAAGAAAAGCtgttttaacatccatttggtgaagttccaAGTCAAAATGAGCTGTAAGAGCCATGATAATTCGGAAAGAGTCTTTGGTAGAGACTGGAGAAACGTTTCTGTGTAATCCAAGCCTTCtttttgtgtaaaccctttagCTACAAGGCGTGCTTTAAGCCTTTCAATCCTCCCATGAGCATCCCGCTTGGTTTTAAAAACCCATTTGCACCCTATTGCTCTTTTGGTGTCTGAACCATCAACCAAGGTCCAAACATGATTACTTTCCATGGAAGCAAGTTCTTCTGTCATTGCAGCCTTCCATAATTCACTTTTAGAACTCGCCATTGCATGTTTGTAATTCACGGGATCATCTTCATTACCAAGATCATATTCAACTTCTTGTAGATAACACAAATAATCATGTGGAATAGCCGACTTTCTGGTTCTCATCGATTTCCTCAGTAAGGGTGCCTGAAACTATGAAGATGATTCTGGTGCTTCAGTTATTGCTGCAGATGAGTGAATAGGATCATGTAAGACCAATGTATCTGGATTGGGAAATGTTGTAGCTACTGCACTAGGTGTAGGGATATCAAGTGCAGTCACATTTGAAGACAATGGTGTACCACCAGATAGATACAAGGGAATGGTAACACTATTATCCATTCCAGAATCTTGAGACAAAGAGGAATGGTTGTCATGCTCTTCAAAGGCATATAACTGTTTGGGGGGTTCATGTGACAAATCAAAGTCTTCAATAAACTTGGCATTATGACTTTCAGCTATTCTTGTATGTGCAGTAGGACAATAAAACCTAAACCTTTTGGATTTTTCTGCATAACCAACAAAGTAGCAGCGAGTGGTTTTCATGTCTAATTTTCTCGTAGTGGGATGATAtaacctggctctgataccacatgtagtCCTTATGAGTGTATATATATCTGTATGTTTAAAAAGATTGAACATCCAACAATGTAATTGAACCACGTACTGCAATGTATGTGTGCAGTGTTATTAACCCTAGTTTCTGCATAATGCATTCTGTCGATAGACAATTAATGCATTAAACTTACTTAAGGATGTAGCCATGGTGATAGAGACGTGGCTGAGATCATCCTTTCTCTTGGAAACGGATTGGAACTCCTTGTTTTCGATAGATCCAACATTAGCATTAAGAGATCCATATATATCCGAGAAAGGGGATCAAAACCCTAGTTATAAGGATGTAACTGCCCCTCCTATCATGGTTGCAGTTACTTTCAGTTTTCCACTTCCTTACAACCGTTCTCTATATTAATTTGtacaatacttatagttttctcACCTTATATTATACATTGATCAACATGTATAATCTTCTTTATATTATATCTCTTTAAAGTAATGTTATTTCATGTCTTCATTAGGTGTTTGATTCACTTCTCACATACAAGTTCTAACATGCTTAGCAATTGAATATGAATATAAGCAGGAGTTGAAGCTAAGAAGCAATTGAGATACCCCTTTCATCTTTACTTTCCTTTTTGGTTATGGATGTAAGCAGCCATGGTTAACATCAATAAGGATAACACGAAGTAAATTCTTAAAGACGGTTAAAACATcaacaatttatttattatttagggTATCTGGATCAACATGTCACAGTGAAACGCTAGATGAAACCTAGTTACAGAGATAATGAGATACAATCTCCAGTACTCGTTCACAGTCCTTGTACCAGGCACCATCAGCGACTTCAGGGCAGTGTATAAGCTGAAATAAGAACAGGTAGTGTTAATAAAACTGTAAATGTATGTTGAGGAGGCATTTAGAAACAATTGAGTTGTTAAAAACAAACCTCCACACTTGAAACCCACGGGACGATCAGCAATGTTACAACGTTTTGGAATGGTAACAGCAATTTCTGGTTTCACTCCCGACATCTTAGCAGTATTTGAAAGCATCACGGCACAGAGGCAGCTAGGGTTCTGGCCTATCCTTTTTACCTGGCTACAGCAACTAGCGGAAACTGGAGCCTTTTCATCCTGTGCTGCTGATGCACAGGGagccagcttcaaagcttcgcTATCAGGACTAGATTTTCCACACTCACCAGCCCCATATGCCCCATTAAACTGACTTATGCCGAGAATTGCAAGAAACACTATGAGGCAAATGTACTTCATTGGAGCTTCCATTTTTTCAATTCAGTGCAGAAAACACTTCTCGACTTCCTGTTTTTATACAGCAATAGGCAGCTCAAAAGACACTTGATTAGTTACCGAAAGACAAAACCCACAAGGCATAGTGGAGGTAGCACTGGAAGGAGGCATGCTTTGTTTATTGCCGCACCTACTCCTTCAGAAATGGATCTCGATTACCTGGCGACTTTAGGCCAATGAAAATTATCACCTCTAACTAAAGTGCTTGCCACCATTCCATTACTTTTGTCATTTCAGAGAAGAGGCGCACAAGGGAATTTCTTTTGCAACAGATAACACAGCAGCAATCAATCTCACAAATCTCCACCACTACATCCTATTCCTACCTCAATCTGTTTCTCTAGACTAATTAGACCTATAAGAATTAGACCGATACCCTGTAAATCATCGGTTTTTCTTTGGTACTTCTTTGCACACTACGTTCAATCAGTGTTAAACCAGTCCAGAGATCCAAGCTACCACTTCTAAAGAGCAAAGCAAGTAGTGGGATGGTGTGAAAGACTGCAGTGTATTTGCACTGAAGAAAAACCGCTAAAGCACGGTTAAGTATTGAACTACCCAACCATAATCACCCACTCAACAGAAATCATCAAGCAACTAAGGGTTTGTTTGGTACtttacttgaatccaactttttaaactcaaaaacaattttcaagttttaggccttaaaaacttgtttggtatgactattttcaaaaactgaactcaatactaactaaaaaatatagtatattctctaaaaacataaaaagtgagtttttagagtttttaaacttaaactcactcctttcttttctctccctcttccactctcactccaaatctatctctctcttttcttctttctctcttttttttttttcctttttcatctcttctccaatctgctctcttcattctttcgcttctttctctcactctttttcctctctatctcgtctgatcctctctcttctttctctttcattcaatcatctcttactttctttcctcttctctcctctttctccctctcctacgaccccctctttttagatctctttgtctatttttaagtcgtaagatttaaaatttttaaatcacaaaccaatcaagtttttaagtcttaaaaaaaattattttcaagaaatgttcttaagaaatgtttttagaaatgataaaaaaaaattcaaataggataccaaataGACCCTAATATTCCTCTGATGACAACCTCCCCACCCTGCTTAGAACGAAATAGAAGACGCGCGAGGATGTTACAAGCTAACACAGTTAACACACGTGATTAGCTTAAGATACTGCCATGATAACATCTCGGATGTGAGTGCCTGATTGGCCGTTCCACACTCATGAAGTCATGATGGACACAGCATGACTAATCCAAAACAGAGCAAAAGGAATAATTGGTAACATGAACAAATTCACTTGAATATTAGCACTTGCTAATCCACGTGTACTACCACTCATCCCCAAATTCCCATTTCACCCAAATTGTGGAGCACTAATCAATTTGATTTCCCACTTGTGCCACTACTAATGTGAACGAAGATCAAGGAATTATATGTTTTAATCGAATTTAAGAACTTAAATCTCAGGATTAATccaaatcaaacattcaaatacaTCAAATTAGAACTAACATACAAAAATTTAGCGCGTAAATGCTTACAAAACTGTGCAAACGTAGATGTGCAGCGCACAGGGACGAAGATGACGAGCGGGACAACGGCGGCGAGAGTGTGGGAGCTGCCGCAAGCCAAAGTCCCGAGTTGATCTGCACCACGTTGATGAGAGCCAGCATCACGAACACGCACCTGGCAACCGAACCGAGACTCGAGACGAGCATCCCGATCCGGGGGACAGAGCTATTGCTGACCCGGGCTAGAATCTCGGCGGGCGGGTGATAGGACGGGTTGTGGGTGATCCGGATGCCTGCCTGAGGCCGTGGCGATGAGGCTGGAGAAGAGGAAGGAGCTGAAGGAGCAGACGTGGAAGGAGACGAGTGATAAGTGTAGACACACGTCATTAGTAAAATAAGGGTGTGTGTCATGTCAGCTAAATACAGTTGAGAATTGTTGGTAGTTAGTTGAATGGTTAAAAGTTAGTTAGGTGGATAAAGATGAGCTGACAAGTGTAAAATGCTATATATAGCATAGCTTGTAAGCATTAAGACTTCATGAAGTAATCTGAAAAGTCTctacatttctctctctctccctctttctctttGCTATTATTTCTGTAAACCTTTATacatatttcttcatttcttcattaGATTCATagtgttaatatggtatcaagAGTCATCGGTTCTGATGTGGGCTGGGTTATCTCAAGTTTATCGGTGCTGAAGGTTTGATCTTCTTGGGGTTCGTCGGCGTATTGGGGTTTTTTCTGGAATTTTGAGTTGGTGCATCTTCATTGTCGATGCGAATCAGGTTATTGTTTCGATTCTCTTTCACGCTTTAATTCTGTGGAGTAATAGATCTAGTTTGTttgcggcacgaagccattacTATTTGTTTGTGGTACAAAGTCATTTCAAGATTGGTTGTATTGTtgggcacgaagccatttctGTGAATGTTTGTAAAAGATTAGTTAATTGGAAATTGtgggcacgaagccatttctGTGAATTTCTTTGAAGAGTTGTTGAAATTTGagggcacgaagccatttctGTGAATGTTTGTGACGAATAGTTGAATTTTCGTGACCATTGTTAGTTGAAATTTGAAGCGTTTCTTGTTACTTTGTTCTTCTTGAAGTGTTGAGGAGATAGTTGTTTCTTGATAAGACTGTTAATCTAGCCAATAGTGATGGCATCTTCATCCGTAAAAATTGAAGGGCTTTTGGGAATGTTGACAATTAAGTTGAATGACAAGAACTTTTCGAAATGGGTGTTTCAGTTCAAATCTGTTCTCAAAGAATATAAGTTGTTTGATCACTTTAATGGGTCACTTATATCTTCACCAAAATTTGTGGTTAGCACTGATCGTGGTGTTACAAATGAAATTTCTTAGCCATATACAGAATGGGAAGCTGTTGATCTTGCTCTCTTGAGTTTGTTAATTGCTACATTGACTGATAAGTCTATTGAGCATGTTTTGGGATCTAGGACTGCTCATGAGGCCTGGACTAATCTTCAAGATAGGTATGCTTCTGTTTCTAAAGCAAGGGTGAATACGTTAAAGACTGAATTTCAGACCACGCAAAAGGGTAGTGACTCTATTGATCAATATCTATCTAAACTTAGAAATATTAAAGATCAGTTAATTGCTGCGGGAGAATCTGTAACTAATAATGATTTCATTGTCGCTACTTTGTCTGGTTTACCGAGGGAATATTTTGTGATTAAAACAGTGATTTACACAAGAGACACCACTATGTCCTTAAGGGAATTTAGATAACAGTTACTATGTGCAGAAAGGGAGGCTGAGTCTGTGGTGAGT
Proteins encoded in this region:
- the LOC126629942 gene encoding uncharacterized protein LOC126629942 — encoded protein: MEAPMKYICLIVFLAILGISQFNGAYGAGECGKSSPDSEALKLAPCASAAQDEKAPVSASCCSQVKRIGQNPSCLCAVMLSNTAKMSGVKPEIAVTIPKRCNIADRPVGFKCGAYTLP